One genomic segment of Amycolatopsis sp. Hca4 includes these proteins:
- a CDS encoding anti-sigma factor: MNSVDESHTQLGAYALGALDPHEAADFERRHLQTCAQCRFDLNELVALRDSLDEVPPEAFLDGPPEGGDLLLQKTLRRVRDEEERAAPARSGGRRGLALVAAAVLVVAALGGGILVGRQTAPDSGGIAAPASDVPGTKNVEGRDPTTGVQLAAAVAPFQGWVKVDVNVKGVKAGEKCLLQVVTKEGQAVTAGSWQVSEKWENQGFKLDGSALVAPDDVKSVDIVTVDGRKLVSAQV, translated from the coding sequence ATGAACTCGGTGGACGAGAGTCACACGCAGCTCGGCGCGTACGCCCTCGGCGCGCTCGATCCCCACGAAGCAGCCGACTTCGAGCGGCGGCACCTGCAGACCTGCGCGCAGTGCCGGTTCGACCTGAACGAGCTGGTGGCTCTGCGCGACTCGCTCGACGAGGTACCGCCCGAGGCGTTCCTCGACGGGCCGCCCGAAGGCGGGGACCTGCTGCTGCAGAAGACCCTGCGCCGGGTGCGCGACGAAGAAGAGCGCGCCGCTCCGGCCCGTTCGGGCGGACGCCGGGGGCTCGCCTTGGTCGCCGCGGCGGTGCTGGTGGTGGCCGCCCTCGGCGGCGGCATCCTGGTCGGACGGCAGACGGCTCCGGACAGCGGCGGCATCGCAGCTCCGGCATCGGACGTGCCCGGCACGAAGAACGTCGAAGGGCGGGATCCGACCACCGGTGTGCAACTGGCCGCGGCGGTGGCCCCGTTCCAGGGCTGGGTCAAGGTCGATGTCAACGTCAAGGGCGTCAAGGCCGGCGAGAAGTGCCTGCTCCAGGTGGTCACCAAGGAAGGTCAAGCGGTGACCGCGGGCAGCTGGCAGGTGTCGGAGAAGTGGGAGAACCAGGGCTTCAAGCTCGACGGGTCGGCGCTGGTCGCCCCCGACGACGTGAAGTCGGTCGACATCGTCACGGTGGACGGCCGGAAGCTGGTC
- a CDS encoding sigma-70 family RNA polymerase sigma factor → MAIGGRRPKKAKGEDLIRQLYAEHGRSLLAYATRLTGDRAAAEDVVQETLVRAWKHADDLQNDGKGSVRGWLLTVARNLVTDRARARAARPQEVAEPAEGVPTPAVERDHAQGVVDSMTVLGAMDGLSNEHREVLVEIYYRGRTVAEAARTLGVAPGTVKSRSYYALRALRAAMISSGTEVAR, encoded by the coding sequence GTGGCCATAGGAGGCAGGCGGCCTAAGAAGGCCAAAGGCGAAGACCTGATTCGGCAGCTGTACGCCGAACACGGGCGAAGCCTGCTGGCCTACGCGACGAGGCTGACCGGGGATCGGGCGGCAGCCGAGGACGTGGTCCAGGAGACGCTCGTCCGTGCGTGGAAACACGCGGACGACTTGCAGAACGACGGAAAAGGCTCGGTGCGCGGCTGGTTGCTGACCGTCGCGCGCAACCTGGTCACCGACCGGGCACGGGCCCGTGCGGCGCGGCCACAAGAGGTGGCCGAACCGGCCGAAGGCGTGCCGACCCCGGCCGTCGAGCGGGACCACGCCCAGGGCGTGGTCGACTCGATGACCGTGCTCGGCGCGATGGACGGGCTGTCCAACGAGCATCGAGAGGTCCTGGTGGAGATCTACTACCGGGGACGGACGGTGGCCGAAGCGGCGAGAACACTGGGCGTCGCACCGGGTACCGTGAAATCAAGGTCGTACTACGCACTACGAGCACTCAGAGCAGCGATGATTTCGAGCGGAACGGAGGTGGCGCGATGA
- a CDS encoding fibronectin type III domain-containing protein, producing MPGKALVLVALLAAGCSATPPPAFTAALTSPTDVVLSWPDDGAGHRLEYANDPDGPWTTLRFLPAHTTGYHHPDLIPQTPFYYRVQPFTGPVTADLHTVVSGDTVTFTWADHSPDEAGFLLEMRRPGAPEFDPVEVTDPDVTTCTLSLLPGEEGSAYRLRTLHYGPLSPVVHQTTGKER from the coding sequence GTGCCCGGCAAAGCCCTCGTCCTCGTGGCCCTGCTGGCCGCCGGCTGTTCCGCCACGCCGCCGCCGGCCTTCACCGCGGCCCTGACCTCGCCAACGGACGTGGTGCTCAGCTGGCCGGACGACGGCGCGGGCCACCGCCTCGAGTACGCCAACGACCCGGACGGCCCGTGGACGACGCTGCGGTTCCTGCCCGCCCACACGACGGGCTACCACCACCCGGACCTGATCCCGCAGACGCCGTTCTACTACCGGGTGCAGCCGTTCACCGGCCCGGTCACGGCAGACCTGCACACGGTGGTCTCGGGTGACACGGTGACGTTCACCTGGGCCGACCACTCCCCCGACGAAGCCGGTTTCCTGCTGGAGATGCGCCGCCCGGGCGCGCCGGAGTTCGACCCGGTCGAGGTGACCGACCCGGACGTGACGACGTGCACGCTCTCGCTGCTGCCCGGCGAAGAGGGCTCGGCCTACCGGCTTCGGACGCTGCACTACGGCCCGCTCTCCCCGGTGGTCCACCAGACCACCGGGAAGGAGCGGTAG
- the uvrA gene encoding excinuclease ABC subunit UvrA, producing MADRLVVRGAREHNLRGVDLDLPRDSLIVFTGLSGSGKSSLAFDTIFAEGQRRYVESLSAYARQFLGQMDKPDVDFIEGLSPAVSIDQKSTSRNPRSTVGTITEVYDYLRLLYARAGKAHCPTCGEPISKQTPQQIVDQVLAMEEGTRFQVLAPVVRGRKGEYVDLFENLQQQGYARVVVDGTVHALTDPPKLKKQEKHQIGVVIDRLTVKAASRQRLTDSVETALRLADGLIELEFVDLPENDPHRIRGFSENLACPNGHPLAIEDLEPRSFSFNSPYGACPECTGIGIRKEVDPELVVPDDELSLAEGAIAPWSGGQSADYFIRLLESLSETIGFRMDTPWRRLPARAQKAVLHGVDEQVHVRYKNRYGRQRSYYANFEGVIPFLERRQEQTESEYMRERYEGYMREVPCPACQGTRLKPEILAVTLQHKTRGDMSIAEVCALSIAEASQFLDELELGQREAMIAGAVLKEIQARLRFLLDVGLTYLSLDRASATLSGGEAQRIRLATQIGSGLVGVLYVLDEPSIGLHQRDNHRLIETLTRLRNLGNTLIVVEHDEDTIRSSDWVVDIGPGAGEHGGHIVHSGPYKKLLKSKESLTGQYLSGRRKIEVPAIRRPVDKKRQLTVVGAREHNLRGLDVSFPLGCLVSVTGVSGSGKSTLVNDILATVLANKLNGARQVPGRHTRVNGLGNVDKLVRVDQSPIGRTPRSNPATYTGVWDHVRKLFAATTEAKVRGYQQGRFSFNVKGGRCEACAGDGTIKIEMNFLPDVYVPCEVCKGARYNRETLEVHYKGKTVSDVLDMPIEEAAEFFEPIKAIHRHLQTLVDVGLGYVRLGQPAPTLSGGEAQRVKLASELQKRSTGKTVYILDEPTTGLHFEDISKLIGVINGLVDKGNSVIVIEHNLDVIKTSDWIIDMGPEGGSGGGTVVAEGTPEHVAGIEESYTGQFLKTVLTAE from the coding sequence GTGGCTGATCGCCTCGTTGTTCGCGGTGCCCGCGAGCACAACCTCCGCGGCGTGGATCTCGACCTGCCCCGCGACAGCCTGATCGTGTTCACCGGCCTGTCCGGGTCCGGGAAGTCGAGCCTCGCCTTCGACACCATCTTCGCCGAAGGGCAGCGCCGCTACGTCGAGTCGCTCTCGGCGTACGCCCGGCAGTTCCTCGGGCAGATGGACAAGCCGGACGTCGACTTCATCGAGGGCCTTTCGCCCGCGGTGTCGATCGACCAGAAGTCGACCTCGCGCAACCCGCGCTCGACCGTGGGCACGATCACCGAGGTCTACGACTACCTGCGCCTGCTCTACGCCCGCGCCGGCAAGGCGCACTGCCCCACCTGCGGCGAGCCGATCAGCAAGCAGACCCCGCAGCAGATCGTCGACCAGGTGCTCGCCATGGAGGAGGGCACCCGGTTCCAGGTGCTCGCCCCGGTGGTGCGCGGCCGCAAGGGCGAGTACGTCGACCTGTTCGAGAACCTGCAGCAGCAGGGCTACGCGCGCGTGGTCGTCGACGGCACGGTTCACGCGCTCACCGACCCGCCGAAGCTGAAGAAGCAGGAGAAGCACCAGATCGGCGTGGTCATCGACCGGCTGACGGTGAAGGCGGCCTCGCGGCAGCGGCTCACCGACTCGGTCGAGACGGCGCTGCGGCTGGCCGACGGCCTGATCGAGCTCGAGTTCGTCGACCTGCCGGAGAACGACCCGCACCGCATCCGCGGCTTCTCCGAGAACCTCGCCTGCCCGAACGGCCACCCGCTGGCCATCGAAGACCTCGAGCCCCGCTCGTTCTCCTTCAACTCGCCCTACGGCGCCTGCCCCGAGTGCACCGGCATCGGCATCCGCAAGGAGGTCGACCCGGAGCTGGTGGTCCCGGACGACGAGCTGTCGCTGGCCGAGGGCGCGATCGCGCCGTGGTCGGGCGGGCAGAGCGCGGATTACTTCATCCGGCTGCTCGAGTCGCTGTCGGAGACCATCGGCTTCCGGATGGACACGCCGTGGCGGCGGCTGCCCGCGCGCGCCCAGAAGGCGGTGCTGCACGGCGTCGACGAGCAGGTCCACGTCCGCTACAAGAACCGCTACGGCCGCCAGCGCTCCTACTACGCGAACTTCGAGGGCGTCATCCCGTTCCTCGAGCGGCGCCAGGAGCAGACCGAGTCCGAGTACATGCGCGAGCGGTACGAGGGCTACATGCGCGAGGTGCCGTGCCCGGCCTGCCAGGGCACCCGGCTCAAGCCGGAGATCCTCGCCGTCACGCTGCAGCACAAGACCCGCGGCGACATGTCCATCGCCGAGGTCTGCGCGCTGTCCATCGCGGAGGCGTCGCAGTTCCTCGACGAGCTGGAGCTGGGGCAGCGCGAGGCGATGATCGCCGGTGCGGTGCTCAAAGAGATCCAGGCCCGCCTGCGCTTCCTGCTGGACGTCGGCCTGACGTACCTCTCCCTCGACCGCGCGTCCGCCACTCTTTCGGGTGGTGAAGCGCAGCGGATCCGGCTCGCGACGCAGATCGGCTCCGGCCTGGTCGGCGTGCTGTACGTGCTGGACGAGCCGTCGATCGGCCTGCACCAGCGCGACAACCACCGCCTGATCGAGACGCTGACCCGGCTGCGGAACCTGGGCAACACGCTGATCGTCGTCGAGCACGACGAGGACACCATCCGCTCCAGCGACTGGGTGGTCGACATCGGCCCGGGCGCGGGCGAGCACGGCGGCCACATCGTCCACAGTGGACCGTACAAGAAGCTGCTGAAGAGCAAGGAGTCGCTGACCGGGCAGTACCTGTCCGGCCGTCGCAAGATCGAGGTGCCGGCGATCCGGCGGCCGGTCGACAAGAAGCGGCAGCTGACCGTCGTCGGCGCGCGCGAGCACAACCTGCGCGGGCTGGACGTCTCGTTCCCGCTCGGCTGCCTGGTCTCGGTGACCGGGGTCTCGGGCTCGGGCAAGTCGACGCTGGTGAACGACATCCTCGCGACCGTGCTGGCGAACAAGCTCAACGGCGCGCGCCAGGTGCCGGGCCGCCACACCCGGGTGAACGGCCTCGGCAACGTCGACAAGCTGGTGCGGGTCGACCAGTCGCCGATCGGGCGGACCCCGCGGTCCAACCCGGCCACCTACACCGGCGTCTGGGACCACGTCCGCAAGCTGTTCGCCGCGACCACCGAGGCGAAGGTGCGCGGCTACCAGCAGGGCCGGTTCTCGTTCAACGTCAAGGGCGGCCGCTGCGAGGCGTGCGCCGGCGACGGCACGATCAAGATCGAGATGAACTTCCTGCCGGACGTCTACGTCCCCTGCGAGGTCTGCAAGGGCGCCCGGTACAACCGGGAGACCCTCGAGGTGCACTACAAGGGCAAGACCGTCTCGGACGTGCTCGACATGCCCATCGAGGAGGCCGCGGAGTTCTTCGAGCCGATCAAGGCCATCCACCGCCACCTGCAGACGCTGGTGGACGTCGGCCTCGGCTACGTCCGGCTCGGCCAGCCGGCGCCGACGCTGTCCGGCGGCGAGGCGCAGCGCGTCAAGCTGGCCAGCGAACTGCAGAAGCGCTCGACCGGCAAGACGGTGTACATCCTCGACGAGCCGACCACCGGCCTGCACTTCGAGGACATCAGCAAGCTGATCGGCGTGATCAACGGCCTGGTCGACAAGGGCAACTCGGTGATCGTGATCGAGCACAACCTCGACGTGATCAAGACCTCCGACTGGATCATCGACATGGGCCCCGAGGGCGGCTCGGGCGGCGGCACGGTGGTCGCCGAGGGCACGCCGGAGCACGTGGCGGGCATCGAGGAGAGCTACACCGGCCAGTTCCTGAAGACGGTCCTCACGGCCGAGTAG
- a CDS encoding acyltransferase, giving the protein MPTSPTPRRISWDLLRVVAVLAVVLGHVTHQGALLHPELTGYPVRVTAQFGAAILLVISAFFVCASLRKGNPRRWLWNRVARLVPAYLVAVLVTYVVTRWAAISFSGLPYPPGVLGFLFGVPQGPPTDPSPWYIPTWLDLVTNLGMVQEWGIRWDAFYYLDGSYWTLPVQLMAFTGAAVLWPRSWRTHRVTVALLWALILVPLALRFLVFPPGTAGPVVETFYYGLGLHRLHVFAIGVAVWLWAQRRLKTWHAALFVVAAVAAQDLQVFPFHVALPQDALRWPSTIGFAVLLVLVCVAARGPDWRFPGLARIAPAVTWLAGISYGLYLVHQELGYVLARALLDLGLPGWLRLLLVVGAAVLAGWAVTAGVERPAHRWLTRRRKPEEPQVKDAEPVFVGGGS; this is encoded by the coding sequence TTGCCCACCTCCCCGACGCCGCGCCGGATCAGCTGGGACCTCCTCCGGGTCGTCGCCGTACTGGCCGTCGTCCTCGGGCATGTCACCCACCAGGGTGCTCTTCTGCACCCCGAGCTGACGGGTTACCCCGTGCGGGTGACAGCGCAGTTCGGCGCCGCGATCCTGCTGGTGATCTCCGCCTTCTTCGTTTGCGCGAGCCTGCGCAAGGGCAATCCCCGCCGGTGGCTGTGGAACCGCGTCGCGCGGCTGGTGCCGGCGTACCTGGTCGCCGTGCTGGTGACGTACGTCGTGACGCGGTGGGCCGCCATCTCCTTCAGCGGCCTGCCCTACCCGCCCGGCGTCCTCGGCTTCCTGTTCGGGGTGCCGCAGGGCCCGCCGACCGACCCCTCGCCGTGGTACATCCCGACCTGGCTGGACCTGGTCACCAACCTCGGCATGGTGCAGGAGTGGGGCATCCGCTGGGACGCCTTCTACTACCTCGACGGCTCCTACTGGACGCTGCCGGTGCAGCTGATGGCCTTCACCGGCGCCGCCGTGCTGTGGCCGCGGTCGTGGCGCACCCACCGGGTGACCGTCGCCCTGCTCTGGGCGCTGATCCTGGTCCCGCTCGCGCTGCGGTTCCTCGTCTTCCCGCCCGGGACGGCCGGGCCGGTCGTCGAGACCTTCTACTACGGCCTCGGCCTGCACCGGCTGCACGTCTTCGCCATCGGCGTCGCGGTCTGGCTGTGGGCGCAGCGCCGGCTGAAGACGTGGCACGCCGCACTCTTCGTGGTCGCCGCCGTGGCCGCGCAGGACCTGCAGGTGTTCCCGTTCCACGTCGCGCTGCCGCAGGACGCCCTGCGCTGGCCGTCCACGATCGGGTTCGCCGTCCTGCTGGTGCTGGTCTGCGTGGCCGCCCGCGGCCCGGACTGGCGGTTCCCCGGGCTGGCCCGGATCGCCCCGGCCGTCACCTGGCTCGCGGGCATCTCGTATGGTCTTTACCTGGTGCACCAGGAACTGGGCTACGTCCTGGCCCGCGCCCTGCTCGATCTCGGCCTCCCCGGCTGGCTGCGGCTCCTCCTCGTCGTCGGCGCCGCCGTGCTGGCCGGCTGGGCGGTCACCGCGGGGGTCGAACGCCCGGCCCACCGGTGGCTCACCAGACGTCGAAAGCCCGAAGAACCGCAGGTCAAGGACGCGGAACCCGTTTTTGTCGGTGGTGGCTCGTAG
- a CDS encoding MBL fold metallo-hydrolase translates to MNIVDTYTGHVDPGGDATRRTLDALTITKLSVGPMDNNAYLLVCRSSNEALLIDAASDPERISDLIGHGPDRPSLKTVVTTHQHQDHWQALGAVAGANGANTAAHPLDAPPLPVPPDFLVEHGDTLTVGEVTLSVIHLRGHTPGSIALLYRDPAGHPHLFTGDSLFPGGVGKTSSPSDFASLLDDVETRIFGELPDETWFYPGHGDDSTLGAERPKLKEWRERGW, encoded by the coding sequence GTGAACATCGTGGACACCTACACGGGGCACGTCGACCCGGGCGGCGACGCCACGCGGCGCACCCTGGACGCGCTCACCATCACCAAGCTGTCCGTCGGCCCGATGGACAACAACGCGTACCTCCTGGTGTGCCGCTCGTCGAACGAAGCGCTGCTGATCGACGCGGCGAGCGACCCGGAGCGCATCTCGGACCTGATCGGCCACGGCCCGGACCGGCCGTCACTGAAGACGGTCGTCACCACCCACCAGCACCAGGACCACTGGCAGGCACTGGGCGCGGTGGCGGGGGCGAACGGCGCGAACACGGCGGCCCACCCGTTGGACGCTCCTCCGCTGCCGGTGCCGCCGGACTTCCTGGTCGAGCACGGCGACACGCTGACGGTGGGCGAGGTCACGTTGTCGGTGATCCACCTGCGCGGGCACACGCCGGGCTCGATCGCGCTGCTGTACCGGGATCCGGCGGGCCACCCGCACCTGTTCACGGGCGATTCGCTGTTCCCGGGCGGGGTGGGGAAGACGTCGTCGCCATCGGATTTCGCGTCGCTGCTGGACGACGTGGAGACGCGGATCTTCGGGGAGCTGCCGGACGAGACGTGGTTCTACCCGGGCCACGGGGACGATTCGACGCTGGGCGCGGAGCGGCCGAAGCTGAAGGAGTGGCGCGAGCGCGGCTGGTGA
- a CDS encoding DUF1684 domain-containing protein, with amino-acid sequence MSTFTSEWQDWKARRETDLAEPHGWLALVSLDWLTDSPREYPGIPGRWWQDADAAYVDPAGASLTHEGEPITGVRRFELVNSGAGTRVLSGDVEIEVARRSGYLIRVHDPKAEVLREFRGVPAYEPSPSWVLPGRFEPFDEPRPTTVGAVVEGLSHVYTAPGEVHFSFNGASHTLTAFNGKDGGLSILFTDATSGVTTYAANRSLPVGAPSADGSVTLDFNRALNLPCAFTDFATCPLPPAGNHLPFAVEAGEKIPYERG; translated from the coding sequence ATGAGCACGTTCACGAGTGAGTGGCAGGACTGGAAGGCCCGGCGCGAGACCGACCTGGCCGAGCCGCACGGCTGGCTGGCGCTGGTCTCGCTGGACTGGCTGACCGACAGCCCGCGCGAGTACCCGGGCATCCCCGGCCGCTGGTGGCAGGACGCGGACGCCGCGTACGTCGACCCGGCCGGCGCCTCCCTGACGCACGAGGGCGAGCCGATCACCGGGGTCCGGCGGTTCGAGCTGGTCAACAGCGGCGCGGGCACCCGGGTGCTGTCCGGTGACGTCGAGATCGAGGTGGCCCGCCGGTCCGGGTACCTGATCCGCGTCCACGACCCGAAGGCCGAGGTGCTGCGCGAGTTCCGCGGCGTCCCGGCGTACGAGCCGTCGCCGTCGTGGGTGCTGCCCGGCCGGTTCGAGCCGTTCGACGAGCCGCGGCCGACCACTGTGGGTGCGGTCGTGGAGGGCCTGAGCCACGTCTACACGGCGCCGGGCGAGGTGCACTTCTCGTTCAACGGGGCGTCGCACACCCTGACCGCGTTCAACGGCAAGGACGGCGGTCTCAGCATCCTCTTCACCGACGCGACGAGCGGCGTGACGACGTACGCGGCCAACCGGTCGCTGCCGGTCGGGGCCCCGTCGGCGGACGGCTCGGTGACGCTGGACTTCAACCGCGCGCTGAACCTGCCCTGCGCGTTCACCGACTTCGCGACCTGCCCGCTGCCGCCGGCGGGCAACCACCTGCCGTTCGCGGTCGAGGCGGGGGAGAAGATCCCGTACGAGCGCGGGTGA
- a CDS encoding Crp/Fnr family transcriptional regulator, translating into MSWHDDTADGALLACLVDADREYLRSRGTRRRFRANDALLMQGDPSDHVHVLVSGWVRVSAIVEDGREVLFGLRGPGEVLGDLAAVTGRPRSASVRAIEPCTVLQFTGAEFVDVLHARPAIAVATIKTVAARLRDAESARIETAAFDVSRRVAVVLVRLAEERGRTVPEGVVVDALSQEDIAAQIGAARRTVARALRVLRERGIVETGRRRFLIRELRVLRAFAHSEPNGTHGS; encoded by the coding sequence ATGAGCTGGCACGACGACACGGCGGACGGGGCGCTCCTGGCCTGCCTCGTCGACGCCGATCGCGAGTACCTGCGCTCGCGGGGCACCCGCCGCCGGTTCCGCGCCAACGACGCCCTCCTCATGCAGGGCGACCCCTCCGACCACGTCCACGTCCTGGTCTCCGGCTGGGTGCGGGTCTCCGCGATCGTCGAAGACGGCCGCGAAGTGCTCTTCGGCCTGCGCGGCCCCGGTGAGGTGCTCGGCGACCTCGCGGCGGTCACCGGCCGGCCGCGTTCGGCGTCGGTGCGCGCGATCGAGCCCTGCACCGTGCTCCAGTTCACCGGCGCGGAGTTCGTCGACGTCCTGCACGCGCGGCCGGCGATCGCCGTCGCGACGATCAAGACGGTCGCGGCCCGGCTCCGCGACGCCGAATCCGCCCGGATCGAGACGGCCGCCTTCGACGTCAGCCGCCGGGTCGCGGTGGTGCTGGTCCGGCTGGCCGAGGAGCGCGGCCGAACCGTGCCCGAAGGTGTCGTCGTCGACGCGCTGTCGCAGGAGGACATCGCCGCGCAGATCGGCGCCGCCCGGCGTACCGTTGCGCGAGCGCTGCGGGTGCTGCGCGAGCGCGGGATCGTCGAGACCGGCCGGCGCCGGTTCCTCATCCGCGAGCTCCGCGTCCTGCGCGCCTTCGCCCATTCTGAGCCAAACGGCACACACGGCTCGTGA
- the rnhA gene encoding ribonuclease HI — translation MDVEIYTDGACSGNPGPGGWGAVLRYGRHERELYGGEATPTTNNRMELTAPIRALESLTRPSQVRVYTDSTYVRNGITQWLPRWKNNGWQTAARAPVKNADLWQRLDAAIGGHEVEWLWVKGHAGHPENERADRLAVRGAQEARKTGKPVNAD, via the coding sequence GTGGACGTGGAGATCTACACCGACGGCGCGTGCAGCGGGAACCCCGGACCGGGCGGCTGGGGCGCCGTGCTGCGGTACGGCAGGCACGAGCGCGAGCTGTACGGCGGCGAAGCCACCCCGACGACGAACAACCGCATGGAGCTGACGGCGCCGATCCGCGCGCTGGAGAGCCTGACCCGGCCGTCGCAGGTTCGGGTGTACACGGACAGCACGTACGTCCGCAACGGCATCACGCAGTGGCTGCCCCGCTGGAAGAACAACGGCTGGCAGACGGCGGCCCGCGCACCGGTGAAGAACGCGGACCTGTGGCAGCGCCTCGACGCGGCGATCGGCGGCCACGAGGTCGAGTGGCTGTGGGTGAAGGGACACGCGGGACACCCGGAGAACGAGCGCGCGGACCGGCTTGCGGTGCGGGGCGCGCAGGAGGCGCGGAAGACCGGGAAGCCGGTCAACGCGGATTAG
- a CDS encoding YchJ family protein has product MPPCPCGLTESYAACCGRFHGGGLTAPTAELLMRSRFSAFAVGDTDYLLRTWHPDTRPRQLELDPRQEWTRLEVLGRSGGGLLHQEGTVEFRAHYRHRGRDGFLEENSRFRRDDGHWVYLDDRA; this is encoded by the coding sequence ATGCCTCCCTGCCCGTGTGGCCTCACCGAGTCCTACGCCGCCTGTTGCGGGCGCTTCCACGGCGGCGGCCTCACCGCTCCCACCGCCGAGCTCCTGATGCGCTCCCGCTTCAGCGCCTTCGCCGTGGGAGACACCGATTACCTGCTCCGCACCTGGCACCCGGACACCCGGCCGCGGCAGCTCGAGCTCGATCCCCGCCAGGAGTGGACGCGGCTGGAGGTCCTCGGCCGCTCCGGGGGTGGCCTCTTGCACCAGGAAGGCACCGTCGAGTTCCGGGCGCACTACCGCCACCGCGGCCGCGACGGATTCCTCGAAGAGAACAGCCGCTTCCGGCGTGACGACGGCCACTGGGTCTATCTCGACGACCGGGCCTGA